DNA from Triticum aestivum cultivar Chinese Spring chromosome 7D, IWGSC CS RefSeq v2.1, whole genome shotgun sequence:
ATCAGTCTGACCAATTCCTTGACAAAAACAAAGACTACGTTGTGGCAGAGCACCAGGAGCTACTGAGCGCTTCTAGATGCTCCTTTATCGCAGGATTATTTCCTCCTCCGCCAGAGGAaacatcaaaatcctcgaagtttTCTTCGATTGGTGCACGCTTCAAGGTTTCCCCCCTCTTTCGGTTCTGCATGATTATCCTTTAGAATTTTCTGCCAGTTCTATATCTACCTATCAGCATCTCTATTTCTTCTTCAGTAATACTATTATGCATGACTAATTTTTACCAACTTTTGTGtggcagcaacaacttcaagctctTATGGACACATTAAATTCTACCGAACCTCATTATATCAGATGTGTTAAGCCAAACAATGTCCTAAAACCGGCAATTTTTGAGAATGTCAATGTTATGCAACAGTTGCGTTGTGGTGTAAGTGCCTCTGACCTATTATCTGTTTTTTTTTACTGTACTGCAGTTTAATGGAGGCTTGatctatctcacaaagttccattTAATTGCATGCCATGTATCATCAGGGTGTACTTGAGGCAATCAGGATCAGTTGTGCCGGTTATCCTACACGTCGCACATTTTATGAGTTTTTGCATCGTTTTGGAATACTCGCTCCAGATGCCATTGAAGGAAAGTAAGTTCTTATTAGTCATGCAGATTTGTAGTTAACATCACTGAATCATCATCAAGAGTTTTTATTTGCATATAAAAGTGATAATAGCTAAGATTTTCTTTTTTGTATCTCAATAGTTGTGATGAAAAGGCTGCATGCAAGAGGATTCTGGAAAAGAAGGGTCTTATAGGCTTTCAGGTAACTAATCTTAACTATTCATCTCTGCCTTGGCACATTTCTTTCTATTAAATGTTCAATCTTCTGTTTCTTTTTTTGAACTGAAAATGTtcaatcttctttgaatgcctagcATACATTGGATAAATATTAATGATCTGGTAAAGGAAATACTGTAACAAAACTGGTTTACTTGCTTAATTTGTAGCTTATATAGGTTTGAACTATCGGACTAATTTGTAGCTTATATAGGTTTGAACTGTCAGACTATCGCATGCAGGGTGGCCTTACAGTGCTAGCAGAAAAAAATGGGCAAATACAATATCGTCAGAATTTAATTATTTAGCTTACACTGACACTTGTTTGTACTTTTCAGATAGGTAAAACAAAAGTTTTTCTGAGAGCCGGACAGATGGCTGAATTAGATGCTAGAAGAACTGAAGTTCTCAGTGTTGCTGCAAAAACAATTCAAGGGAAAATACGAACACATATCATGCGGAAGAAGTTTGTTTCTTTGAGGAAGGCATCTGTATGTTTTCAGGCAGTTTGGAGAGGTCTGTTTGGCTTGTACTTAACTGTAGACCAGGTGAATTTTCATTTTACCAATAATGCTAAAACCACACTTTGTGTTTTAGGAACATTGGCTTGTAAACTCTATGATCGCATGCGGAGGCAAGCAGCTTCTGTCAAAATTCAGAAAAACCAACGTGGGCATCAGGCTAGGAGGTCCTACAAACTGCAAGTTTCTTCAGTTCTCGTAATACAAGCAGCATTGCGTGCAATGGCAGCAAGGAATGAGTTCAGACATAAAAAGCGATCTAAGGCAGCGGTTACAATTCAGGTGCCCTTCAGTTCTTCCAATATAATAAGACTACACAATTATGCAGCTCTTGTTTTTATCTGGGTTCGGTAAAATCCTAGGAGAACTGCTATGCAGCTTGTTACTGGCTCAACACATGATATATTCCTAAAGTCCTGATTCTCTGTTACAGGCTCGTTATAGGTGCCATCGAGCTCATTCATACCATAAGAAGTTAAAGGCTGCAGCCATTGTTGCACAATGCAGATGGCGGGGAAGGATTGCAAGGAAAGAACTCAGGAAACTTAAAATGGTATGTGTATTACCACAGTAAATTGAACTACGGAAAGACTAAAAATCTGACTTCAGAATTTTAGACATGGCAAATCGAACGCTTTTCTTTTCATGGCAATTTGTATTGGTGCGAGGATGGCAAATTCTCAGGGCATGTTTGGTTGCCATCCACACTTTGCCACACTTTTGTGCCACAAGTGTGGCAAATTGAGGCAAATGTTTGGTTGCAGCCACAGTTGTGGCATGCTACACTTATTCAGTCACataccccacttgtcatagactcagttGCTAGCCAACTTTTGCCACAAGTGTGGCGACCAATTTGGCCACCACAAAAATTGTGGCATGCCACGTTTGTGGCACACAAGTGTGGCAAAGTGTGGATGGCAACCAAACATTCCCTCAGTTTGCAAGCACGGCAGTTTCCTGGCAAAAAATGAACTGAGGCGGATTTGCCATGCTcgccaactaaacttgccatcctcAGCGAACACaacttgccatgaaaaacatttgtTTTGCCATGCCTAAAAATTTGGCGTTCGCTGGATATCCAGGTCCATGGACTATTGTTACATAGATATTAGTCATGATACAACATCAATAGCCAGTCCTTACTGGCGTGTCCACCTGGGACTGGTGCTGTGAATTTGATTCCTTTAATGGCTGGGCAGAGCGCCTATCATCAGATTTTTAAAGTTCCCTAGTCCTATTTATACCTGCTGTTTTTACGGTTTTATAACATTGTTATATAAGCCAACTCATGCTAATCCTATGTGATTATCCCTATGTGGCGTACTCATGCAACTGCCTTCTTCTTTGTGGGCATCAAAtcaaaataaaacttttccaaGAAAATTCTATTTGTGTTCTTGATGCTATGTACCTACGTATAAAATTGTgagttcagatccattatgcattaAGAGTAATCAAATTGACCAAAAAGAGTTAAGTGCTAAATTAAATCAGAAGGAAAAAGATGGAAAAGATAAATACCGCTATTCAAACAAACTTGCCCCTTTTTGTTTGTTATATTTGAAGTTGAAATTTGTGGAAGTGCTACAACACTGTAGACTACCTCGCTTTCAATGAATGGCCCCTTCCTCTTGCCATGGCCCTTGTGCCTccttgcactgcaagtacttaatgcGGTAAGCAATCTGAGTAGATGTTGGGCAGCGGATAGTTTTAAAAGACGAGGACTACCAAATCAGGCCACTGTGTGGTGCGCCATCAACATCATAGTTGACCCATCATCTTGGGAGGTTTCCTACAGAAAATGGCTGGTGAGACATGGTTCCACTCAGCCCACCTGGGTTTGAGTCCTCCCATCTTCTTTAGGATGAAGGCTAGGGGGTTTCTTCCCCTCATAGTTTAACCTTCATCTTTTCCAGCGTTAGTTGTTCACCAAATATGGGCACACATCATAGCATGGAGAAGCTCGCTGGCTGCACACCTCAGATTGCGGAGTCCTTTTAATCTTGACGGAATCAATcttaaaagcgtgttcttcaacaCCACAGGAGAGTGTTTTGATGAATTGGAAGGAAGAAAGAATGAATTTACTTCGATTCATTGTTTAGTCCAAGCAATCAAGAAAAAAAACACATAATAGAGGCTGGCCAGAGTGAAATGCATAGATAGCTTCGGTTAAACAATGCTTAATAGCCTCTTGCAGTCCTGAATTTTGGGTTTCAGTTGCCATCCAACTTGTGaactatttttcttttgttttaggCCACTATACCTTTGCCTTTGGATCTATTAACGTGCTGTTTGCGTTACTTAAGTTTGCGACGTACTGATTTTGGTTTTCAATTCTCCCTTAATGAAGGGACATGCAAAATCATAATTTCTGTGCATTCAAAGCACAAAACCATTTATAGTTCATTACTATTATCTTCTTCAGGAAGCAAGAGTTATGTATTGTTAAGTTCACGAAATCAGTAATAAGGTTGCACCAACGCACAAAATTATCACTTCTATTCTAATGCATTGCTATTATCTTCTTATCAGGAAGCAAGGGAAACGGGTGCACTCAAGCAAGCAAAGGATAAACTTGAAAAGACAGTGGAAGAGCTTACATGGCGTGTGCAGTTAGAGAAGCGAATGCGGGTACAATGTTACTTATTTTGTTGTTTTATATATCTTCCGCTTCATATAAACACTTAAAATAAGAAAAATGTGTTACAATCATGACTTGATTTTCTATAATTTTGACCTGTTGCTTCACAGAAGTACTTTTGATGTGCAATGGATCGTTTCAATCATTTCACACAAATCAATTCATATGCATACAGACAGATTTGGAAGAAGCAAAAGCCCAGGAGTTATCAAAATTTCAGAGTTCCATGGATGCCCTGCAAGCTAAATTGGATGAGACAAATGCAGTGCTTCTAAAGGAACGAGAAGCTGCTAAAAAGGCTATCGCGGAAGCACCTCCTGTGGTAAAGGAAACTGAGGTTATAGTCCAAGACACTGAGAAGGTTCATACCTTGAAAGCAGAGGTAGATGAACTTAAGGTACGCAATCTACTAGACTATCACCATTGCAGTTGTTGACCATAATTTCCTAATGTTTGGTTCGTCCAGTAATTTTGCACAAATAAATACTATCAGATAACTAAGCACTTTCATTTGATGATTCACTTTCAATAATTTTGTGATGTACCCCAACTCATTTGCCTGTAGACCTCGCTTCAATCAGAAAAACAAAGAGCGGATGAATTAGAAAAGAAACGCTCCAAGGAAGCACAAGCAAATGAAGAAAAGCAAAAGAAGATAGAAGAGACTGAAGTAAAAATACGCCAATTTCAGGACTATCTGAGAAGGTTAAGCTTTTCACATGTTGCTTGTTATGCATACTGTAATCCCTTCTCTTTCTTCTCTATAGCGGACTCCGAATTACAGCCATGTTAATATCTAAGTACATTGTCATCATGTTATGCGACATTGAGTCTCCATCTCATAGTGCATATTATCTGCATATTCTCCTTCAGGCTAGAGGAGAAGTTATCTAATGTAGAATCTGAAAATAAAGTCCTTCGTCAGCAAGCTGTTTCAGTGGCTCCAGCTAAAATTTTGTCGGGACGTTCCAAGTCGAATTTACAGGTGAGCCAGTTAGTAGTTATGTTTTATCCTTTGTTCCATCTTGGAGAATACATCGGTAATATACATTGCTTTTTAATTTTTGCAGAGGAATGCGGAAAGTGGTCATGTATCAGTTAGCGATTCAAAAATAACTCCTGTAAGTGGGCATGCTCTatatattgggggggggggggggggggtgtttgagtTCCTGGACAGCGCATCAAACTGATATCCATCTTTTTTTTAATCTTTTGGTGTTTCAGGAGTCCGCTGTTGTAGCCTCTCCTAAAAAGGAATATGACATAGACGATAAGCCACAGAAATCTCTAAATGAAAAGCAGCAGGAAAATCAAGATCTGTTAATTAGGTGCATAGCCCAGCATTTGGGATTTGCCGGGAATCGGCCAGTTGCTGCTTGTATTATATACAAGTGCCTTCTTCATTGGAGATCATTTGAAGTAGAACGGACAAGTGTTTTTGATCGGATTATTCAGACCATTGGACATGCAATTGAGGTTCTAACCATGAGATTCAACCTTACTATCAATTTATCATTATCTACAGTAATGCTGAATTACTATTTTCTGTGTTTTATAGACACAGGACAATAATGAAGTCTTAGCATATTGGCTCTCAAATGCTTCAACGCTGTTGCTTTTGCTTCAGCGGACGCTGAAAGCGAGTGGGTCAACAGGAATGGCTCCACAGCGTCGACGGTCGTCCTCTGCTACTCTTTTTGGAAGGATGACACAGGTACACAAGTTttgcttctttaacagaagcttcaTAATAGTTACTGAGTGATTCTGTTTTTCTCTTTCCAGAGCTTCAGAGGGACTCCACAAGGTGTAAATCTTGCTCTAATAAATGGAAGCATGGTTAGTGGAGTAGAGACACTGAGACAAGTGGAAGCCAAGTATCCCGCTTTACTGTTTAAACAGCAACTTACGGCATATGTAGAGAAGATATATGGAATGATCCGGGATAATTTGAAGAAAGAGATCTCTCCTTTGCTCGGATTGTGCATTCAGGTGCCTATGCTTTCTAAGTTCAGAGAATGATAGTCATTTTACTAGCTTGACTTTTATTTGTGGAATAACAAATATGGGTACATTATTTCTGCTTAATTGGCATCATATTTGCTATTGTCGTCATCAATTCAGGCCCCAAGAACATCAAGAGCAAGCATGATGAAAGGATCTTCTCGCTCAAACACAAATACAGCTGCACAGCAAGCTTTGATTGCTCACTGGCAAGGGATTGTGAAAAGCCTCGGAAATTTCTTGAACATACTTAAAGTGAACAATGTTAGTTTGTTGTTTCCTTTTATTTCATGTATAACTAGGGCAATATCTTCAGCAGTTGTAAATTGTAATACCATCACTCATAATTATGTGTATGTTTATTTAACATGATTAAAGATGTATCTAATAAAATCCTACTTGTTTGTATCACTGCCCCAGGTTCCTCCATTCTTGGTGCGGAAAGTATTCACTCAGATATTCTCCTTCATCAATGTACAGCTATTTAACAGGTAAAATATATTTACGTAATAATGAACTACACATATTTGATTGCCTGTAAACACCAGAATTGGTTGACTGAGCTTCATATGATTATTATCTATCTTCAGTCTTCTATTAAGAAGGGAGTGCTGCTCATTCAGTAACGGCGAGTACGTAAAAGCAGGATTAGCTGAACTTGAGCATTGGTGCTATAGAGCTACTGACGAGGTAAATAAATAAGGGGCAGTAGAGCTATGGTAGCATCTATTTTTCTGAATGGGTTTTAGTCCTGCATATTGTTCTAGACCATATAGCTGTGCCTAAATCCTGTTATGTTATTTACAGTGATCAACAGCAAAACGAAGTACAAATAAGATATTTTTGTCATGTTCATTTCCCCAAGAAGTTTCTGAGTTGATTAATAGTTGTAAAAAAGCTGCCTCAAATATTGATTTCTCATCTAGTGTTTTTTTAGAGATTAACTCATCTAGTGTTTTCGTACTTGCAGTATGCAGGTTCAGCCTGGGATGAGCTTAAACATATTAGACAAGCTATTGGTTTCCTGGTATGACTTTTCATGTGCTCTTAGAACATGACTTCCACAAATATTTGTTCGGTAGAATAAGTATCTAGGCTATTGCTGATAAGATATGAGAAAATGATTGCAACATGACTCTGGAGTTCGGACTGGAACACCCCTTTGattatctctcacacacaccaaaATGCGTGTAATATTGTGTTAGAAGAATGGACACCCTTTTAGTT
Protein-coding regions in this window:
- the LOC123164281 gene encoding myosin-11, which encodes MGTKVNIIVGSHVWAEEPDVAWVDGEVVKINGDEAEIQAANGKKIVSKLSKLYPKDMEAAAGGVDDMTKLSYLHEPGVLQNLATRYELNEIYTYTGNILIAVNPFQRLQHLYDSHMMQQYKGAPFGELSPHVFAVADVAYRAMIHEGRSNSILVSGESGAGKTETTKMLMQYLAYLGGRAATEGRTVEQQVLESNPVLEAFGNAKTVRNNNSSRFGKFVEIQFDKHGRISGAAVRTYLLERSRVCQISDPERNYHCFYLLCAAPQEELDKYKLENPRTYHYLNKSNCYDLVGVSDAREYLATRRAMDIVGISTQEQDAIFRVVAAILHIGNIEFAKGKEVDSSVLKDDKSKFHLETAAELLMCDPGAFTDALCKRVMVTPEEVIKRSLDPYSATISRDGFAKTIYSRLFDWLVDKINSSIGQDANSKCLIGVLDIYGFESFKSNSFEQFCINYTNEKLQQHFNQHVFKMEQEEYTKEQIDWSYIEFVDNQDVLDLIEKKPGGVIALLDEACMFPKSTHETFAQKLYQTFQKHKRFVKPKLSRTDFAIAHYAGEVLYQSDQFLDKNKDYVVAEHQELLSASRCSFIAGLFPPPPEETSKSSKFSSIGARFKQQLQALMDTLNSTEPHYIRCVKPNNVLKPAIFENVNVMQQLRCGGVLEAIRISCAGYPTRRTFYEFLHRFGILAPDAIEGNCDEKAACKRILEKKGLIGFQIGKTKVFLRAGQMAELDARRTEVLSVAAKTIQGKIRTHIMRKKFVSLRKASVCFQAVWRGTLACKLYDRMRRQAASVKIQKNQRGHQARRSYKLQVSSVLVIQAALRAMAARNEFRHKKRSKAAVTIQARYRCHRAHSYHKKLKAAAIVAQCRWRGRIARKELRKLKMEARETGALKQAKDKLEKTVEELTWRVQLEKRMRTDLEEAKAQELSKFQSSMDALQAKLDETNAVLLKEREAAKKAIAEAPPVVKETEVIVQDTEKVHTLKAEVDELKTSLQSEKQRADELEKKRSKEAQANEEKQKKIEETEVKIRQFQDYLRRLEEKLSNVESENKVLRQQAVSVAPAKILSGRSKSNLQRNAESGHVSVSDSKITPESAVVASPKKEYDIDDKPQKSLNEKQQENQDLLIRCIAQHLGFAGNRPVAACIIYKCLLHWRSFEVERTSVFDRIIQTIGHAIETQDNNEVLAYWLSNASTLLLLLQRTLKASGSTGMAPQRRRSSSATLFGRMTQSFRGTPQGVNLALINGSMVSGVETLRQVEAKYPALLFKQQLTAYVEKIYGMIRDNLKKEISPLLGLCIQAPRTSRASMMKGSSRSNTNTAAQQALIAHWQGIVKSLGNFLNILKVNNVPPFLVRKVFTQIFSFINVQLFNSLLLRRECCSFSNGEYVKAGLAELEHWCYRATDEYAGSAWDELKHIRQAIGFLVIHQKPKKTLDEISHDLCPVLSIQQLYRISTMYWDDKYGTHSVSPEVISNMRVLMTEDSNNPVSNSFLLDDDSSIPFSVDDISKSMQQIDISDIEPPPLIRENSGFVFLLPPPE